The following is a genomic window from Mya arenaria isolate MELC-2E11 chromosome 4, ASM2691426v1.
TataatatgtacagatgtaaaacaATCAGCTCttgcagtaaacttatgacggaaaaacttctaaaacagggtttctgacattataaattaaggaaaactttttcaaaatttgttaatagtgattataatatcatatcaaagtacacttgtagtcttaaatcgctgattgctaataaTATTTCTCATCCCGaattttatggtgatgttttaaagaaaattcttaaaattaaaatgattccagcaggtagttgggcagatagactcaattaattacttggattttatttaaaccgtggatataaaggcaatattttgaagagcacttgccttctagtttttgaagatgaattcctgaaacaaaatatagggttgaatatagcatctatacataactaagctttcagtcttttttattttatgaagaatttgctaattcatgttatctttaaaacctttttggCTGAAacgtttttggctgactcgAAGTGTTTTggcattttacttcattttcttcaaatattttacattttcaaatcatttggaaggaaagattagcttATACATGTcgctttcatttttaataaaaaaaaatatgtgctcCCAGTTTTactacaatgatgctttttattataacCTCTATtatcatacagttttaaaccttttattttataaggcagactgtgtgggatatttatagtatttctctgtctgcagatagagttgggatcccttATCATAGACGTACTTGGTGTTTaactataagtttattattttttgttttattgttaagtttcttaagttaatgcatactttgataagatttaccttttgcgttttatttttatttaggattgttgggataagagtgagggttgtgcacttaaactggtttaaacccccagttaatttacattttactgaccgttccaaggcggttgtgtttatatgttctatgtctttggcgtttacccagaaCAATtgaaccgggtttatgtttaaactttttgctactgagtttgtttctgtagcttttcgcataaatattgagcCTGAGTAACTGTTCGAACTCATCCAAAACGCACATGATAAACAGTATTAGATATGGCTCACAGCAAACCTTCTATGCACAACTATATAGAGTACAttcaatatcaaagaaagtGATATTGCAAAGTACTATTGATAATGATCAGTTAAATATGTTTCATCGGTGACCCTTTTGTAACATGAAACTATATAAGGTACATTCAATAACAGAGAAATTGATCTTGCAAAGTACTCCTAATAACGACctattaaatatgtttcatcGGTGACTCTTCTGTAACATGAAACTAGGTGGTATCcattaaatatcaaagaaagaatttgaaaaacatgaaatttgatttttcaataaaatcgtTAAATGTCCCAATATTCGATAGTATTGGTACATTTATGCATACACATTTACCCTTAACCCAACCCTACTCCTAACCCAGCACACATTTGGTTACATTTTGATTTCACGCCCAGAGTACATTCTAAAACGTGATAAGCATGAAAGTGCTAGTTCGAATTAAACGAATCGCGAATACTTgataaaattgttgttgtttttgtagttatattTAGATTACAATCACATATGATTGTATATAATTAACGTCAATGACAAATCATTAAAGGTATAAATGGCTgttaccctaaccctaacccatcTGGACTGCATGAAAATACAATCAACGATAAACATATTGCAATTGGTAGCCTTGATTAAATTCTACACTGTTGGATCAAAATACCTAAAAATACCTAATTTTATCCAATCTAAGACTGAATAAAGAAAACgttattgcatttataaataataaatgacagATATTCTTTCTAATAGACCTTGATCAAGACCTTGATCAGTGCCTGTTCTATCGAATTTCAGCTTTGTTCATTAAACTTACTAAATACGCGTAAACTCTTAGTCTTTTGTCTTTGGAATCTTTTTGTAATATGTTAACACATTTTAGACGCGTCACTAAAGATATTTGTAGTTGACTCTTTAGATGTCACATTATATTTTCCTAAAACACGAGCAGAAACCCATTTTCTATGATTTCGCTACAATTGTTGTGATTATTTTAATagatttatatataagtttcctcaagttaatgcgtAGCATGCTTTGATAAGATTAACCTTTacgtttctttgtttatttaaaattgttggGATACGAGTGAGGTTTGTGAACgtaaactggttaaaacccccagtaaatttacattttactgaccgttccaaggcggtacctaacactccttgataaacatacctaggtTTTGTATacatagtatgtatgcactgtgctgtttgtcgagttttgtgctattcttccatgtttcttgtttgtgattttttgtgtttgtgttctatgtctttggcgtttaccgagtgccattaaaccgggccccaatttctcgaaacttcttaagcttaacaggcttaagtcgcttatttcaattagccaaaatacatactgaaaatggattttgataaatgaaaaatggtttattttgataatcataccgattattcctacataatttctaaaaaaatcttgaagaagtaaatataacacattttataaaacaacaaaaatagtgagattagcttaatcctgttataagggacttaagaagtttcgagaaattggggccaggtttatctttaaacgttttgctactgaacttgtttctgcaGTATTTTACAAAAGTATTGGTTTTGATTaatggtttaaagtgtttgtgaTAAGCATTTCGTCAAACATTGTTCATATTCCTCTGTAAACGTTTTCTCATATTACACTCAATCTATCtatacattaattttttttcaaaaatagtaacCAGTTAGTGTAAAGAAATATGCAATTTGATATCACTTGAAATTTAATGCCATGTATACACGGGTCTTTGGATGATaggaaattttaaataaaaaaaaatattttgaaaagaatgtcTAAGGATATCTGGAGATCTCAAGGTATTACATGTGTTGCATGTTCCTTTGATAAAGGCAGTAAATGTTAACTCTGCGTTCAAGTGATGTTATTCGTTTTAActcataaatataatattcacttaatttataatgcagttttaatattgaataaacatgcacacactgtatattttttttagtattttatataCGTTAGTAAAGTATTGTCgaattttccttttttgttcTAATGAACAAGTTATCTCTTTgccaaacaaaacatatttgtaatattactgttgataaaactgatttatcaatgcaatatataatgggattaaaaaaaaacgtgaaaCTTCCTAAACCCTGCCTGTACTCCcctataaaattgaaaatgatattgcaTACATATATGTTATCACTATATGTTTAGCAAACTTATATCGTAGTTGTACAGAGAGTTAAAGCTGGCAGTGTTTATAATCTTACATACGATTGGATCAAAACTTGCAAAATCACTTGACAAGAATGATTCACATTTCGAAGAAATACAACATATAATGTTCAATAGtcaattttaagacaaatattatcaatacaaagtttttctaaaacaaaatatcatgatTATCAGCTGAACCCATTTTCCGTGATCAGCGATTAGCAgattaatattaacataaaacattcaCAACTATGTCAACTTTCATATTGTACATCTCATTGACTAGGAATAGTATCATTTCTACTACTTATCTTTTCAACAACTGTTTTCATATCTTTGTTTCTGTcattgtttccaaagtcatgCTTTAgtcttacaaaataataatccCATATATAATTCAATGGCATTTTAGtatgaacattttgtttgtttatcgtactttttttgttcatttcatgtttaacatttcataCCAATATTTCTGTGTTTTCGTATATACATTATCTTTTAAACAAGAACGTCAACAAGTTAGCAGAGCTACTGTGCAAGAAGTACCACGTGCGTATCACAACGATATTTCAGCATACACACGCAACTTAGTTAAATGTTAgcttaaaatgacactcttattaaaaactttacaaacacatgtttaacaaacatcaattttgactgataaaccttgaactacttactaaataatgcatttatggaaaataattattactgCTAGCAAAATATTAAACGTGTACTTAAGAAGAAAGcgcacaaaaatattaaatgattggtgaatgccaaaatatttactgtgatcttatAAAGTCTCATAagttagaaataccgtgtttaatgctcatttatttcaaatcaaactcgatatccttcatgagaaccattgttttcgacatttgttcatcctttttggaatatttaaacaatatttttaattgtggtaaagcTTATCTCGGAGTAATCGTGCATCTTTAATAAGCGGtatgaaaacaaacacttcACCGATATTCGTGattgtaattatatatttttatttgaacttAGCATTTGTTGTATATTAGTTTTATTACTCAGGCAGTGGGTGCGTAAACTATTACATAAGACAAGTTGATAGTTATCTGAAAATCACCGTCCAATAAAGCCACTTATTTACAGGGAAGGTTTTTTCtagcttttttaattttaaaatggttgaaagatatgatatgatatgataagtttgtttaaaagtttttttcagaCCTCCATCTTACGAGGTagaatatgtttgtaaaaaagtgCTTAACcgtatttttctttcaaaactattgttttcaaGAAATGAAACTGTCTCAAATatgagaaaaatgaaatttgttatCGTAAATTAAACTTTTCTTGATAgcgtattatattatttattgtacaaaaatgaCGAGGAAAGATAAAACACCTTCAATTTTGTTGTACTTTTATGGTGCCAATACAAACAACCGAGTGCGTTCGATGGATGTGATGTGTGTAAAAATCGGTATGTTTTTCGAGAATTAAGCCTGATGCTTATTATccaattttattgcaaaaagaGATGAATATTTgcgaaacaaaatgttttataacctATTGTAAGCGTTATATGAGTGTTTAACAAGactgtttaaatatgttaagaCTTATTTAGTGAGTGCAATTAAATTTATCTGTTTTTTGTAACGAATGTAATTTTTGTTCAGCTTTAGTTTAGTCAATTAATGCAATTGCTTATTAACTTAGGGCCACAACTAAGTAGCTCGTCACCACAACCTGGTAAATTTAgaaacttagtaacttgaggccacaggGTAGTAATCTGTGGCCGAAACATAGTAAATTGAGACTAAAACTTGTGAccaaattgtggccacaacttagtaacttcaGGCCACAACTTAGTGAATTGTGGCCACCACAAAAAAGGATCCACGACTTAGTAACGTGTGGCCACGACTTTgtttagccaatcaaaacaggTGTTTAATCTTTGCCGCTATATGGCTATAACGCAGTAATTACTCCTGATACTAAAACGTTATTTGTACTAAGCAATAGTTAACAATATAGACGAAGACAGGGAAAGTCATATATCAGATTACTTTCAGGAAGGCCTTTCTTATGctaatattttaactgttttgagGAGAAgtcatataaatcaaatatgtttacagcCTTGCACAGAATACTGAACTCGTTGACGTTAAGACGAAGAGCGTACAGTGACGCTCGTTCTGTTTATGACTTTTTTGACAACGTGATCGAGCTTTCTGGACGTAATCATGGTTACAGAATTATGCGTCAATGGTGTTTGTCGAATGAATTGACCGTTAGGTTTGATTTAAACGTTAGGTTCTGTAGCTTTTCGTATACATATTGAGTTTATCATCCATGTCGAAAACCATGACTCGGCACCATGGCAGTGGTTCATCCTCTTTATTTTTCCTTAAGCTTCTATTATGACTAAATAAGTTCGGTTTGTACAGGTCAAATATAATGAGAATCCTTAATACCTTACTATTACCGGTAAAAGCCATAAAGAGTCAAAAATGACACAACTGTTTTGAATGGCTTAACTAATTTGCGGCCAAAAGTTACTTAGTTGAAGCCACAATTTATttagttgtggccacaagttacttagttgtggccacaactgacaaagttgtagcctcaagttactaagttgttgCTTCAATGTTTATAAAGTGTTGCGGATGTCACCTCTGTGTCACCGTAATTATCATTTCCGTTGTTTTGTTTGACAGGTTTGCGAGCGATTGTTTCTATAAGCAGTGCAATTGCTATCagctattatatatatttaaaccatGTCATGGAATTCAGCGATCGGGTCAAGAAGGAAAATGGAGAGGAACATGTGGTGTTGAATAGAACAAATGTAACACATATAATTCTTTGGTGGAATCAGCCAATATGGGTTGCACCCTTTGAAAAGAAATGTGGTAACTGTATTACTTCAACGAACAGAGGCGATTTCAATAAAAGCTCTGCAGTGGTGTTTTCCTTAGCGGATGGTAACATGGGTACTAAACCACCAATAGAAAACATTAAGAGAAACCAAAATCAAATATGGGTAGCTTTTTCATTAGAGACAAATGTGCAAAACTCGTGGATCAGagattacaaaaataaacattggaaATATGTGTTCAATTGGACATGGAACTATAGACCTTCTGCTGATATATTTATGCCGTATGGAAGGGTATCAGAAAGATTAAAGCCATTGTCAAAGAACTACTCCATGATATTTCAACGTAAGAACAAATTTGCAGCATGGGCCGTCAGTCACTGTAATGCACACAGTTTAAGAGacaaatttgtgaaaaaaatgaatatgtgtttgCAAAAACAAAGTATCGACATATTTGGAAAATGTGGACCTTTAAGGATTTCAAAGAGTAGACTCCCTActttattaaacaatgattataagttttatttagCGTTTGAAAATGCTTTTTGTGATGATTATGTTACAGAAAAGATATTTGCCAACtataacaatgacattattattGTGGTTCGCGGAAAAGCAAACTATACtaatatatttccaaaaggCTCGTTCATCAACACAAAGGACTTCAGAACCATAAGCGATTTAGTTAGGTTTTTGAATGAAGTGTCGGAAAATGAAACCTTGTATTCGAATTATTTAATACAGAAAGACAAATTTCAAGCATGGGGCAAACTAAAGGAGCAATATAAGCAGTCAATATGTGATATTTGCCGAAACTTGAATGATCCCTATCTTAAAAAGAAGACAATTTTTGACGCAGAAGAGGAACTTGGACAGTGCATCAAACCAAATGATATTTAGTATGACCGAGTATTTCATTCTGATCGAACAGTTCACACTCCACTCAAATGCCCTTCTTCTTGATTTCACCATGAACAtgtcaaacatttcaatacacacaatttatattttgatcttctttttgtcataaaacaatGCGGTATTGTACAATATGTGTGTTAGTTTATGTCTACACACAAGTTAAGTTATGTTCTCGAAGACGATGTGAAGAAACTATATAATATAGTAGTCgctacttttttattatttttgaatatttttttagttgctacttttttattatttttgaatatttttttagctccaatatttacataaaaaacaacaggaaaAAATACAGAGGTcgtaagtttaaacaaaaaacccgtttaatggcacagcgTAAGACATAGactacaaaaatatttaaaaaccaaataCATGAATCACAAGCACAAAAATCATCAAACAAAATCAAGGATATATGCACAAACTGTTCTCGTTTAGACATTCATCAGACCGAGTGGTATACATTATTAAACTacttacttgttttatttgtgttaaatatatgattgtttttgataagacaaataaaaaatatcgtGATATTTGGCTACTGTAATATTGTTCCATCATATTCGACATGCAAATGAGACCTTTTTGTGTGGACATCCAGTTCTGTGATTTGACGCACCGTAGTTTCAAACATACTTCACACGTGTAAAATCTGGCATTAATATAGATACATTAACATctaaatttatgatattatatgaATTTTGTCTGAGTTTTTTGGATGTTTCCATTTTCATTAAAgaccttttatgttttattagcAATTGTGTTTTCCGAAGTATGCGTGTCCATTTAACTTAC
Proteins encoded in this region:
- the LOC128232535 gene encoding alpha-(1,3)-fucosyltransferase C-like; this encodes MSKDIWRSQGLRAIVSISSAIAISYYIYLNHVMEFSDRVKKENGEEHVVLNRTNVTHIILWWNQPIWVAPFEKKCGNCITSTNRGDFNKSSAVVFSLADGNMGTKPPIENIKRNQNQIWVAFSLETNVQNSWIRDYKNKHWKYVFNWTWNYRPSADIFMPYGRVSERLKPLSKNYSMIFQRKNKFAAWAVSHCNAHSLRDKFVKKMNMCLQKQSIDIFGKCGPLRISKSRLPTLLNNDYKFYLAFENAFCDDYVTEKIFANYNNDIIIVVRGKANYTNIFPKGSFINTKDFRTISDLVRFLNEVSENETLYSNYLIQKDKFQAWGKLKEQYKQSICDICRNLNDPYLKKKTIFDAEEELGQCIKPNDI